Genomic window (Prochlorococcus marinus str. GP2):
AAGATAAAAATATTTCATTCTCTTTTGATCAAGCAAATAAAGAAAGTATTTCTTCAGAAGAAAAAGCACGAGAATGGAGATATAAAAAATTATGTGAAAGAGCCAAAACTTTATTAAATAAAAACCAGCAAAAACATAATATTTATTTGTTAACTGGTCACACGAGTAGTGATAATACAGAAACATTTATCCTCAATTTATCTAGAGGAAGCAATTTTGCAGGTCTGAGTAATATTGAGAGTAAAAGATTAATCGAAAATCAAATTTATTTAATAAGACCAATATTAATTTTCAGTAGGGAAGATACAAAACAATTTTGCAATGATATGAAGATCCCAGTTTGGGAAGATCCTACAAATTCAGATCTTAAATTAAAAAGAAATTTAGTAAGAAAAAAAATTATTCCTACCTTAGAAGTCATCTATCCTGGTTGTTCTGAAAGGATAAATAATTTTTCCCAAAAAATGAGCAAATACAATAATGAACGTAATGATCTTAGTGAACTAGCGTATTTATATTGTAAAGATGTTAAAGGTATCGATAGGAATCTCCTAAATGGTATGTGTATTGAAGCGAGGTGCACAATTTTAAATAGATTTTTAAAAGAAATATCTGCAAAGCAATGTAGTTCTAAAAATCTGACAAAATTAGCAACTTCAATTTATGAAAAAAATAAAGGTCAAATTCATATGCAAGAGTCTTTAAAAATTGTTTGGGATAAAAACTATATAAATTTTGAAAAAAGTTAAGATGTTACAGCAGATCTTCTCCTTCTTGTTCTACCTTCAAATGAATCTTCTGTAGCAGTCTCAGCTAATGGATTCTGAGAAACTTTTGGACTTTTTTGGGTATTTTGTGGGTTATTTGAACTATTAGGATGATTATTGTTTGATTTCTTATGGAAATTATTATTATTTCTATTTCTATTGGAGAAATTTTGCTCTTCGGTAATCTTTGGAATATAAGCACGAGTTCCACTTGGAGCAGGTTGAACTAAACACAAAATAAGTGGTTCAACTTGTAATTCTCTTCTCATTCTTCTCGATAAACCATTTTCAATTTCTCTTTGTACACCAATCCAATCTACCTCAAAATTATTCGGCCCAGTTTGTCTGGATAATTGTTTCCATCTATTTTCTAGGACCCAGCTTATTTCTCGTTCTGTCCACATAGACATTTTTCTTGGCTCTGCAGTAGTAACAACTCCTCTTAAATTAACTCTAGGAGGCGCAACCATCTTCCCATCTGTACTAATAGGAGCTAAAACAGTTACTACACCATCCCCAGCTAATTGCTGTCTTTCCTTTAATACGCGAGCATCTACTATCCCATTTCGTGAGTTATCCAGCAGTTCAACACCAGCTTTTACAGGATCACCCTTTTGAATAGAATTAGGTGTTAACTCAACTACATCTCCATTTTCAATAATTAAGATATTATCCTTTGGAACCCCCATAGTTTGTGCACTTTTCCCATGACAAACAAGCATTCTATGTTCTCCATGAACAGGAACAAAAAACTTAGGTTTTGCGAGTGCCAACATTAACTTTTGATCTTCTTGAAAACCATGACCAGAAACATGAATATTCTCACCCTTTCCATAAACAACCTTTGCTCCGAGTTTCATTAATCTATCTATTGTATTTACAACAGAAATAGTATTACCAGGAATTGGGCTGGCTGAAAATATTACAGTATCAGTAGTCTTAAGACGAACATGCTGATGTTCACCACGAGAGATTCTGCTTAACGCTGCTAGGGGTTCACCTTGACTTCCAGTCATTAATAGTAGGGTTTCTCTATCTGGTAAGTCTCTAATTTGCTTGATAGGAACAAACAAATCATCTGGACATTTCATATAACCAATATCTCTTGCCTTAGCAATAACGTTTATCATAGATCTACCTAACAAACCGACCTTTCTTCCATGTTTCATGGCCAATTCTAAGATCATTGTCACTCTATGCACAGAACTAGCAAAAGTGGTAAGGATAACTCGTTCTTTTGCCTCTGCAATATGTTTTTCTAAAGAAGGATAGATAGTCTTCTCAGAAGGACAAAAACCTGGAACTTCGGCATTAGTAGAATCACTGAACATGCATAAAACACCCTTCTCTCCGTAATGCACCATTCTTTCAATATCAAATTGCTCTCCATCTACTGGCATATGATCAAACTTAAAATCTCCCGTGAAAATAATTGTGCCAACAGGTGTTGTAACTGCTAAAGAAAAGCTATCGCAAATAGAATGGGTATTTCTAATAAATTCAACAGAAAAATGTTGTCCTACTTTTACAACATCTCTTGGATTTACTGTCTGTATAGTTGTTCTATCAGATACACCTGCTTCCTCCATTTTTCCTCTAAGCATTGACATTGCCAGTCTTGGACCATAAATAATGGGAATATTAAAATGCTTTA
Coding sequences:
- a CDS encoding ribonuclease J, whose translation is MQSSTNSTVNRSTHDSSRSKSNTPALRVIPLGGLHEIGKNTCVFEYGDELMLVDAGLAFPSDGMHGVNVVMPDTTFLKENQRRIKGMIVTHGHEDHIGGISHHLKHFNIPIIYGPRLAMSMLRGKMEEAGVSDRTTIQTVNPRDVVKVGQHFSVEFIRNTHSICDSFSLAVTTPVGTIIFTGDFKFDHMPVDGEQFDIERMVHYGEKGVLCMFSDSTNAEVPGFCPSEKTIYPSLEKHIAEAKERVILTTFASSVHRVTMILELAMKHGRKVGLLGRSMINVIAKARDIGYMKCPDDLFVPIKQIRDLPDRETLLLMTGSQGEPLAALSRISRGEHQHVRLKTTDTVIFSASPIPGNTISVVNTIDRLMKLGAKVVYGKGENIHVSGHGFQEDQKLMLALAKPKFFVPVHGEHRMLVCHGKSAQTMGVPKDNILIIENGDVVELTPNSIQKGDPVKAGVELLDNSRNGIVDARVLKERQQLAGDGVVTVLAPISTDGKMVAPPRVNLRGVVTTAEPRKMSMWTEREISWVLENRWKQLSRQTGPNNFEVDWIGVQREIENGLSRRMRRELQVEPLILCLVQPAPSGTRAYIPKITEEQNFSNRNRNNNNFHKKSNNNHPNSSNNPQNTQKSPKVSQNPLAETATEDSFEGRTRRRRSAVTS
- the tilS gene encoding tRNA lysidine(34) synthetase TilS gives rise to the protein MTDKKLSQKNWSSWHHQLHKEILTKKILIPKGSNILISVSGGQDSMTLLTLINDLKKLHNWSISVWHGDHQWHEKSSLYALELKDYCEDKNISFSFDQANKESISSEEKAREWRYKKLCERAKTLLNKNQQKHNIYLLTGHTSSDNTETFILNLSRGSNFAGLSNIESKRLIENQIYLIRPILIFSREDTKQFCNDMKIPVWEDPTNSDLKLKRNLVRKKIIPTLEVIYPGCSERINNFSQKMSKYNNERNDLSELAYLYCKDVKGIDRNLLNGMCIEARCTILNRFLKEISAKQCSSKNLTKLATSIYEKNKGQIHMQESLKIVWDKNYINFEKS